The following nucleotide sequence is from Aptenodytes patagonicus chromosome 6, bAptPat1.pri.cur, whole genome shotgun sequence.
AATAATGCTGCAGGCAATCATGTGGTTAGATAAAATACCGTTTCCTCTGAGACGATACCAGgccaaacactgtattttcagtgcaaCAAACAGCAGCTTTTGTATTCTGATTTCCCCTCAGGTTCAACGCCTTTCATCCGGACACTAGGAAGCCCATGCACCGAGAATGTGGATTCATCCGCCTCAAACCTGACACTAATAAGGTGGCCTTCATCAGTGCCCAGAACACAGGTACACACCTGATAGCCACGCTGGGGAAAAGAAGAGGTCCTTACCCTGCTGTGCCATTTCATcacttttccagaaaattatTGCACCTCTCacagtttcatttaatttattttcactgcGGGTTCAGCGCCAAAGAGCAGCATCACTGCTCTTTGGCGCTGAACCCgcagtgaaaacaaattaataaatgagCTTGTGTCAAAAGCACTGAGTTTCTAGGACTGGCCATGTGGCTTTGCCCAGACGGCGTGGCTTTCTAGCTCTCTGTGACAGGAAAGGACTGCAAGTCGAAATACCGCTCATGCAGGAGACTCGAGGGGTATCCTTTCCTCAAATGATATGTTGGTATTTGCAGACGTAGCTTTGTAAACCAAAAGAACCCCTGCCTCTGTAACAAGAATTGCAGTCTGAGCCTTAACGATGGCAGGTGATAAGTGGCCAGCGACATTCTTGATGCCTTTGTAGCatcctagtcttttttttttgtggggaggcagagggaacGTGTACAGATAAGATGCTTCAGTTCCCGCTGCTCCTGTGGATTGGCCACAGTTGACCCTGTGGTAGCAGTAGAGAGGTGCATGCCTTGGTTCATGAGCTCCTGTGTCTAGAGTCCTCCTTCTATTGGTAGTGTCATATTTGGCCAGCTGCTCCTTCTAAAGAGGGTCGGATTTAACAACCCACTTAAACTGTTACCAATGTCAACGCTCGCTGTATTTGATTCTGCAGTGCAGGGTAGAGCTTGTGGCCCTGGCAAGGTGGGGCTGTGGTGCTTTGCAGCCCCTCCGTCCAGGAGTGTTTGGTGTGACCGATACAGCAGGTTCCCTGTTAGAGACCCTGCCCGGGCTGTGGCACTACCAAGAGCCTCTGCAGCACTGTAGCAGGGGAGCTTCTCTCCTGCTGTTCCCTTAACAATCTTGGAGAGTAATCTCAGTGCAGTCTTCTTTCTTAGCTCCTAAACTAGGAGAATCTCCCACTGTTTGGATGTGCCTTGGCACTTGTTACACACCTTACAGGGactgaatgagagagagaacCCCATCTAAATTATTGTAAGTGAAAGAGTGTTAAAACCCAGTTGATGCTTAAATTTGCATGTAAAACTCCAGAGCAGGTGCTGAAGGGAAAACTGCCAGTTGCAATGTGATAGTCATCCCACACGGGTAAGTCAGTCAGTCTGGCTAGATTTTTCTCAGCAGCATTACATGCCTGAGGTTGCGTGGATTTACAGTTGTCGATATGTGCTAGGTCAAATAGAATCGTTCTTCAGGGAGAGTGGTGGTTTATTACATAGCCTAATAACTGTGACATCATTAAGTAACCTTTGTAGCCTAATAATATATATGACCTTGCTTCTCACTAGGTCtggtggaggtggaggaaggggaggtgAATGGACAAGAGCTGTCTATAGCTTCTCACTCCATAGCCAGGATCTCCTTTGCCAAGAAGCCCCACGTAGAGCAGGTGAGTGCACATGGGGTGAGCAATTCACATAGTATTGCTAGCCCCAGAAGGCGTCTAGTTGGGAGGATAGGTTGATTAGCATGCTTTAATTACAGACTGCCATCAGGAGTTCTTGGAAATATTGCATGGCATCCTGGCTTATCCTTTCTGTAACGGCCTTCAGAAGATATTTCGTACATTACAAGACTCAGAGGGATTGTTAAGATAAGAACTGATGTGCTGAATCAGACTAGCCAACCCAgaatcctgtctccagcagtggccagTAGCAGGTACTTAGGGAAGAGAACAGGAAAGTCTTGCCTAAATACCCTTGCACGGCAGGGTATTGCACCTTTACTTCTTAATGCTGGTCTTCTGGATTACTTACAGTATGAGGGTGCACACGTAAGGTATGGCCGGTATTAGGCCTCATCAGGATATTTTAGGAACGCCTGCCTTTCACTGGAGCTCCACCTTGTCTTTGCaaatcttgcttgcttgcttttcagggCATTCACAAGTTGCTGTGGGCTCTCTTGCCATCTGTGGCTGCTTGGCAGGGCTGGCACTTGCTGTCAGCTCCAGTCTTGGTTGACTGCTTCTTGGTTTtagactgttgggttttttttttttgtgtagcgGCGATTTGTTGTTGACACAGCTGGATGGGGTACAACCAGCTCTGAGTAAGATGGCACTGCTGGAGTTAGTGTGGCATACTGAGGTCACCGCTGGAATCCTAGCTGTCACATATGAAGTTGTCTTGGTTGACTAGCAGCTGAGAAAGACAGCGAGGTTGAACAAGCTCTCAGGAAGAGTAGATACTGGCATGTTcttgcatctgttttgttttctctgataaCATGTGAACCAAGTGACCGAGTGCAATTTTTGAAGGGTGACAAGTGAGGTGTGGCTCTCGGGAGAGAAGACGCTACTTTGCAGCAAATACAGTATTGTCTTCTTCTGGACTTTAAGGCTTAATTTTGCAACCTAGTTTTTATGCGCTATAAAACCGACCCATAGATAACTGAGAGCACAACTTTATGCAGATGCAGCCAGTGTCATAAGAGTGCTCCCTAAATTCACCGATGTGCCAAAAACTGTATGTGCCTACACAAACAATGTTCTAACTCCGGAAAGGCAGTCCTAACTCCCCTGCCTTCAGATGCATGTTATAAGTTGTTGGgtttctcctttcccaggaaCAGCTGTATTGCCTCCTTTCTATAGCAGGGGAAATAAAGCCATTAAATACTATGGATATCACCAAGGCAGCGGAGCTCTTaattacaaacatttaaataaaatggactgCCCTCTCAGAGTCACTGCCTGAAACGTGAGCAGATAtactggcaggaggagagggggaaagcaacagaaagcGAGCGGATGTCTTACTGGTTGATGGCTGCAAGGCTGGCTTTGGCTGAGGGCTGGAAGAGGGAACTTTCCGAGCAGAAGGACCATGCTCATCTGGCACCTGAGGGCAGTTCAGGTCCAGGTACTGGTCATAGTATCTGGGAGGCCCTTGCTGGTGAAGGAGGATGTGGAATGGGAGGGTATGGCAAGTAACCAACTCCCAGCGCGTTTTCACCTTCACCAAGAACAGCGTAAATTGCCCATGGAAATGAAGAGACTACAAGTGTTGTGAGACGGGCACATGTGCTGCTGCTTTAGTTGCTCATTCTGAGAAAACTTCACCATAATGTTGTGTTCCCGCTGAAAAGTTATTTGGGATGGCTGTGGCTTGGCCAGGCCATAATTCAGGCAGGAAGACCTGTTCCCTGGGTCAGGGCTGTGTTGCAGGCACTCACTGGCGTGGCCCTGCTGAGATGGGAGGAGCTCCCCGCATGGACAGAGAGGAGCAGTCCCTGGGGGTCTGTCCCTGCTAGAGGCGATGCTGGTGGGACGTAAGGCACAATTGCAGCATAAAGCAGACTCTGTTTACCTCTCTGAGGAGCGAGTGGCTCTCAGCTCCCACTCTGTGTGTATAGATAAGAGATGCTCTGCAGGGAGCGGAGGAGCACTCTTAGACCGGGTTTGTTTTCAAACACCCTGCTCATGTTCCCCTGTGAGTGTCTGGAGAACAGGCacgttttaaaatacttttagacTTCAAGACTGTCCTCGCAGTATGTGGttactgagggaactggctgatgtggCTGCAAGGCTGCTGTGTTATATTTGAAAGGTGATGGAGATCAGCGGAATTTCCCGGTGACTGGAGACCCGTGGCAGGTGGGTCACCCGTCTTCAGAAAGTGCCTGAAGGTCAGCCTGGAGACCTACaagctggtcagcctcacttcagCACCTGGAGATTTCTGCACATatgaaggagaaggtgattaGGCACAGTCAGTATGGTTTTACTATGGGTAAATGGTGCCTGGTGGACCTCGTTgtcttctgtgataaaatgactggatttgtggaGGAGGGGCGAGCCGTGGATGTCACTTACCTTGAATTCAGCAATTTCCCACAGCCCTTTCCCAGTGCTTcatgtttcttctcctgtgtgGGAAGTGGCAGGCTGCCTGTGCGTCTCAGGTGTACACAGAGCTTGCCCTCCCACGGTACCATCAGCCAGCCTTTGGCTGAAGCTCGCTTTTAAGGGAAactccccctcttctttttgccCAGTTCATTTCGTTTCCTCCTCTTGGCATTCAGACTTCGTTGCCTGACCTGCAGTGGtccattcagaagaaaatgggcCGTTCAGGAACCTTGAGCTAAGGTCACACGTTGTGAGATAATTTCTTGTTAAAGATGAGCGTCTGCCGTATTCCTTTTAATTGCCTTTTCCTGCTTAGGGTATTTGAGGAACACTGTCATGCATTACAAAGAAAGCCCCATCCGATCAGCAGATATCAGTCAAAACATCATTTGCTTATgaccctgttcctgctgctgcccccgtGAACGTCAGAACAGCGGTGCGTCCCCCACAGCCCTGCGTAGCTTCGCTCTCAGCTGGCAATAACCTCCCGGAAGGAGGACGTGTTGGATATTGGCATTAAGGGCACACTGCGGCGTAGGAACAGATGTGTTAACGGCGAGGACGCTGTCTCAGAGCACGCAGACTGGCGCTAGCTCGTGGACGTGCCGTTGAGTGACCTTCACTGGAAACGAATGCATTTGCAAAAGCCTCTGCATTTTAGGAATTTCTAAATGGGGCTGGTTTAAGTGACTGCACATTAATCGTGCTTGCAGGttatcctgctgtccccaggactTTGTTTCTGTTCACCCCTGGGGTTGTGTTTGGCATGGGAAGCAGCAAGTGGCCACCAGGCAGTATAAACAGCTCTTCTGGATGATGTGGAGCAACTTCTGTGCTGAAATCGCGCAAAGGGCCAAAGTGCTGGGTGCGCGGGGTCTGTGCCAAGCTGCCTCCTTACAGCAGCGCCCACTCGGGGGGCTGCCCGTGCCCTGGTGTCATCCACACGGTTACGTGGCCCTTCTTCTGCCGGGCCGGGCAGCTGGAGTGACGCCCGCCAGAGCGTTACTCCGGAACAGGAGCTGAGGTTCAAAAAGGATGGTcccacttttctcctttcttttggcaACACCGAGGAGCAGACCTACAACCTGGGCTGAACACTGTGGACGCTTAGCCACTCCCTCCTCCGGTTTGGAAGCCGCTGAAGCCTGGGTTCAAGCGTCTGCTTGCACGGGACCTAAGTGGTCCAGCTCCACAGGGCAACCCCTGATTGCCTCTCCTGAGGTTTGGTGCAGCACAGAGAGACTTGCAGCCTGCtcgggaggagggatggggacgaTGTTGCCTGTCGAACCCTCTTGAAGGATGGCagtgctcttccctcctgccccggggctgaacccctgcctggctgcaggtgcAAGCCGAGGCTCGGCAGGCTCCCATCTCCCTATGTAGCGTGAGCAAGGCCTTAGTCTGGCACGGTGTGGTGACCTGCAGAGAGCCCGAGTGGTTTTGAGAGCTGCCTTGGGGATGTCGTCCAGCGCAGAGCAACTCCCTGAGCCGCCAGCCAGGAGCCGCTCTTCTGGTGGAGGGGTGTTGGCCTGTCCGTGCTGAGGTGATGTCAGTAGTAGTGCCAGGACACTGCATTGCTCTGTGGATAATGGTCTTGGGGCTTGGAAAGGGCTGACTTCTTTAGGAGAGAAAATTTCTCCTCGTTTACTCGCATGGCTGTAGTGAGCATACCCTTCCATCTGCGGTGCATTGACAGCAAACAGAAGGATGGCATGGGAAGGTAGAAAGCGCGGGTAAGGAATTTAGCCTGTGGTTGCTGTTTGCttgattttgttatttcttttcttcccctcctttttagaTTACCAGAAAATTCAGGCTCAATTCCGATGGGAAACTCGAACAAACTGTCTCGATGGCAACCACTACGCAGCCCATGACTCAACACCTCCACATTACCTACAAAAAGGTGACGCCCTGACACCGGGAGGGCTGGGTCTCCCCGCCGAGGGTGAGGAGCGGGGCGTCGTGCACCGAGAGCAACGGCAGCTCGGGAGCACGGCATGGCAGACCCCGGAGCTGGCTGCCTGCGCTCGCCCCCAGGGCCGCGGAGCTGCCCGTCCTGTTGTGAGAATGTTACTCAGATGTTTCTGTaatggtatattaaaaaataaataaatagcttttatttttatggctgtGTCTTTGGGCGTGATTGCAGAGTGGTCAGCGcgtccctctgctctggcagtGTTTAGAGAGGGGCTTTTTGATGCCTGTTTCTTAGCAGGCGTTGGGTTGCAGATCCAACCTCCTGgacccttctctgcagcctgaaTAATGCCGCGGAAGCAGCAGGATCAGGAATGGATTTGCACGGCAGGGACAGACCCCGAGAACTCCAGCTCCCGCCTAATGAAACTCAGCTTAGATATTTGGAGCGAGCACCTACCTCTTGCGGTGGGACGGAGAGAACTGTCGCAGGACCCAATCCTGATGGTGCCGTCCAGCTGACCTGAAAGCATTTGGGGCAGTCCTGGAGGTCAGGACCAGACCTCACCTAGCTTCAGTGCAGAGTACCACAAGAGTTTGGGTGACAACTGTGAGCCAACGGGCAGCAAGAGACACTGCGAACAGTGGGGATCGCTCTCGGCAGTTCTTTTTTCTGACTCGGGAGTCATGATGCAGTCTTTGACCTTCATGAAATCTGTCATCGAGTCCCTCCgcggtgagggaggcaaaggtCTAGCACTGCTTCTGGTctacagcagaggcaggagcgaCGGTTGTGGCTGCGTTTCTCCATCGATTGTCTCCAAAGGCTTTCTGTGGTGGGTGTGCGGCTCTAGGGAAGGCCTTGGCGGTGACATTTCTTTCTCACAAGCTTTCTGACGCCAACCATTGTGCAGAAACTGCGTGATGGCACGATGGCTCTGGTTTGCACCTGTAGCTTCCTTTGGGACCCAAGACCCACCTCGGCCAAAGGGATTTAAAACCTTTGCGGCtttggaaatctctgctctggtggctCCCCAAGCTTCTCTGAGCTTCGCGGCGGCGTCCTCAGTGTGTTTGCAGGGAGCGCAAAATGATTCAGACAGGCGGTTTCAGCACGTAGTGCTGCAACggtattttcaggaaaagtgGAGGAGGCGGCAAACAATTCAACAGATCCTACGTTATATTCCAGAGGTCCTgtatttgaagatgaaaatgctaACTGGGGCCAATGAACGATAGCACGGAAACTTCTCATGGTTTTGGAGACAGCAGAAGGCTTGGGGGAGGCAGAACTTTGCAAATAGTCTCTGCTCTGTGAAGAAGTGATTTTGAAAGTTGATGCTCTAGGTCTTTAAGTAAAGGGTGTTGGTCAGTGGCACGAAGCCTAGGTGGAGGCCGATCATTTGCGGTGTAACCCAAGGGTCAGTACTGGGTCtgatcctcttcctcttcactagTGATCCGGATGATGGGGCacagtgcaccctcggcaagtttgctggcaatcccacagtgggaggagtggctgagacaccaggaGATCGcgctgccacccagagggacctcgacaggctggagaaatgagctgatgggaacctcctgaagttcaaccaAGGGACacgcaaagtcctgcccctggggaggaacagccccaggcaccaggacacgCTGGGGGCGCccgtctggaaagcagctctgcagagaaggtcctggtggacaccacgttgaagctgagccagcaaaggcggccaacggtgtcctgggctgcacgaggaggagcgttgccagcagggcgagggaggagatccttcccctctgctcagcactggtgaggccacccctggagGGCTGTGTCCAGTACTGCgctccccaggacaagagagacaaggacaggctggagagagtccagtgaagggccactgagatggggaaggggctggaacGTCTCTCCagtgaggaggggctgagagagctgggactgttcagcctggagaagagaaggctcgggggatctTCTCCATATATATAACTATCTGAAGgcactcttttcagtggtgcccagggtcCGTCCGGCTGAGGGTGGCCCTCCTTCAGCAGGGCCttgcaccagatgacctccggaggtccctgccaaccccaaCACTGTGAGTGTGTGATGCTGGCACAACAACCAACAGCAACAGGGACCACTTGGAAGGGGCCTGAGGAAACGCGGAGGTGTGAAGCACACTGCCAGATGGGCTTTGCATCACAGGGTCTGTCTCTGAGGCTGGGTGTGCCCCCAGGTGTGCCCCCGGGTGTGCCCCCGAGAGCCTTGTGATGTCACCAGAGAGTCACAGTCACCTCATGATGTCACTTGCGATGGGCAGCTCTATATGCCAGTGCCACGTACTGCCAGCGGCACACGAGACGTCGAGTCCTGTGGGCAGCACCCGAGCCATCGAGTCCTGCCAACGGCACGCCAGACGTTGTGACCTGCCAGCAGCCAAGGAGCCACCGAGTCCTGCCAGCGGCACCCAtcaagtcctgccagcagcagacaaGACATCAAGACccaccagcagctgagaggacaccaagtcccagcagcagcactggaggcgTCCAGGCATGagccggcagcgccgggagccGCCAGGAGCTCCCCGTGGGGGgacacctgccccatctgcttgGGTCCCCTCGAAGGCCCCGCTGGCGTGGACCCGTGCTGGCATGCGTTCTGCCATGCCTGCATCCAGCGCTGGGCTGCCACCGCCGTCGCTGCCACCTGCCCGCTC
It contains:
- the LOC143161499 gene encoding peroxynitrite isomerase THAP4-like, whose product is MSPVPGQVMVAEATGVGRSQQAHPSCTAEARVETAVVFNAFHPDTRKPMHRECGFIRLKPDTNKVAFISAQNTGLVEVEEGEVNGQELSIASHSIARISFAKKPHVEQITRKFRLNSDGKLEQTVSMATTTQPMTQHLHITYKKVTP